A region from the Alosa alosa isolate M-15738 ecotype Scorff River chromosome 7, AALO_Geno_1.1, whole genome shotgun sequence genome encodes:
- the LOC125297841 gene encoding 4-galactosyl-N-acetylglucosaminide 3-alpha-L-fucosyltransferase 9-like, translating into MGPETPKRMTVLLLVLFLTCGLLTWLLNLTASRSPWFCPADGQDPPAAAEGDVVSGRTASSEKPILLVWWWPMGIRFDSADCLTHFGIDGCVITDDRSRFGAADAILFFHKSIARDLSNLPTALPRPPFQKWIWYNVESPTNTAKKAGLDSLFNLTLTYRRDSDITSRYELSIVRGQSEQFTLPRKDKLVCWILSNSMTGTGTSTRLKYYHELRKHIRVTLYGKAAAGAIPLRDEDYYSTIGSCKFYLAFEKSIHEDYITEKLNGPMVAGTVPVVLGTSRENYEQYVPADSFIHVNDFPDPKALAEHLLELDRNDAEYRRYFAWRRHFKATPHLLVKRHMQPICTACDHIAKDNTFNVVHDLSWGFNGDVEGHHTAKNEF; encoded by the coding sequence ATGGGTCCTGAAACCCCAAAACGCATGACAGTGCTCCTGTTAGTGCTTTTCCTTACTTGTGGACTTCTGACGTGGCTTCTGAACCTCACAGCCTCTCGGTCGCCTTGGTTCTGTCCAGCAGACGGCCAAGATCCGCCTGCAGCTGCGGAGGGCGACGTTGTGTCGGGGCGGACGGCTTCGTCGGAGAAGCCCATCCTGCTGGTCTGGTGGTGGCCCATGGGGATTCGCTTCGACTCCGCTGACTGCCTGACCCACTTCGGCATAGACGGCTGCGTCATCACCGACGACCGCTCCCGGTTCGGCGCGGCCGATGCAATCCTGTTCTTCCACAAGAGCATCGCACGGGACCTCAGCAATCTCCCCACGGCGCTTCCGCGGCCGCCTTTCCAGAAGTGGATCTGGTACAACGTGGAGTCCCCCACCAACACGGCCAAGAAGGCGGGGCTGGACAGCCTGTTCAACCTCACGCTGACGTACAGGCGAGATTCGGACATCACCTCCCGCTACGAGCTGAGCATCGTGAGGGGTCAGTCGGAGCAGTTCACGCTACCCCGGAAGGACAAGTTGGTTTGCTGGATCTTGAGCAACAGCATGACTGGCACTGGTACCTCCACAAGACTGAAGTACTACCACGAACTCAGGAAACACATCAGGGTGACCCTCTACGGAAAAGCCGCCGCTGGGGCAATTCCTCTGAGGGATGAAGACTACTACTCGACGATAGGCAGTTGCAAGTTCTACCTGGCCTTCGAGAAATCCATTCACGAAGACTACATCACCGAAAAGCTGAACGGACCAATGGTCGCCGGAACTGTGCCGGTGGTCTTGGGCACCTCCCGAGAGAACTACGAGCAGTATGTGCCCGCAGACTCCTTTATCCACGTCAACGACTTCCCAGATCCAAAGGCTCTGGCTGAGCACCTGCTGGAGTTGGACCGTAATGATGCCGAGTACAGGCGTTACTTTGCGTGGAGGCGACACTTCAAAGCGACACCTCACCTTCTGGTCAAGCGCCACATGCAGCCAATCTGCACAGCCTGTGACCACATCGCCAAGGATAACACCTTTAATGTAGTCCATGACCTCTCCTGGGGGTTCAATGGTGATGTCGAGGGGcatcacactgcaaaaaatgaattctaa